One window of the Ignavibacteriales bacterium genome contains the following:
- the rpsC gene encoding 30S ribosomal protein S3 yields MGQKTHPVGFRVGVIRGWDSNWYENKSYAVKLKEDDKLRTYVKNRLKKAGISRIVIDRTSKNIILTIHTSRPGVVIGKSGKEITQLEEELKRITSKDVKVQISEIKRPELDAYLVAENIASQLAGRVSFRRAMKTSITAAMRMGAEGIRIMCAGRLGGAEMARTEQYKEGRIPLHTIRADIDYANGRAETIYGSIGIKVWICRGEILGKRVTE; encoded by the coding sequence TTGGGACAAAAAACACACCCCGTAGGATTTAGAGTTGGAGTCATCAGAGGTTGGGATTCTAACTGGTATGAAAATAAAAGCTATGCAGTTAAGTTAAAGGAAGATGATAAGCTTCGTACTTATGTAAAGAATAGATTGAAGAAGGCTGGGATTTCAAGAATTGTTATTGATAGGACTTCAAAAAATATAATCTTAACAATTCATACTTCAAGACCTGGAGTTGTTATTGGTAAGAGTGGTAAAGAAATTACACAGCTTGAAGAAGAATTGAAAAGAATAACAAGTAAAGATGTTAAAGTTCAGATATCTGAAATTAAGAGACCAGAATTAGATGCTTATTTAGTTGCAGAAAATATCGCTAGTCAGCTTGCTGGTAGAGTATCTTTTAGAAGAGCAATGAAAACTTCTATAACTGCCGCGATGAGAATGGGTGCTGAAGGTATTAGAATTATGTGTGCTGGAAGACTTGGTGGTGCAGAAATGGCAAGAACTGAGCAATATAAAGAAGGTAGAATTCCTCTACACACTATTAGAGCGGATATAGATTACGCAAATGGTAGAGCTGAAACAATTTATGGTTCTATTGGAATAAAAGTTTGGATTTGCCGTGGAGAAATTCTTGGCAAAAGAGTCACTGAATAA
- the rpsS gene encoding 30S ribosomal protein S19, whose amino-acid sequence MPRSVKKGPFLDYKLAEKIKKLNDTNQKKIIKTWSRSSTIFPDFVGHTIAVHNGNKMIPVYVTENMVGHKLGEFSPTRIFRGHPGTKAEKSSK is encoded by the coding sequence ATGCCAAGATCCGTAAAAAAAGGTCCTTTTCTAGATTATAAATTAGCTGAGAAAATTAAAAAGCTAAACGATACTAATCAGAAAAAAATTATAAAAACATGGTCTCGTTCTTCAACCATTTTTCCAGATTTTGTTGGACATACAATTGCTGTTCATAATGGTAATAAAATGATTCCTGTTTATGTTACTGAAAATATGGTTGGACATAAACTTGGTGAGTTTTCACCAACTAGAATTTTCAGAGGTCATCCTGGTACAAAGGCAGAAAAATCATCTAAATGA
- the rplV gene encoding 50S ribosomal protein L22, giving the protein MEARAINRYIGSSPRKMRLVIDLIRGMRVDKALEVLHFSSKHSSKDAEKTLRSAVANLLNSDDATRVEPQDLYVKEVFVDQGPTIKRISPAPMGRAYRIRKRSCHLTVIVASKV; this is encoded by the coding sequence ATGGAAGCTAGAGCAATAAATAGATATATAGGTTCATCACCAAGAAAAATGAGATTGGTAATTGATCTTATAAGAGGAATGCGTGTTGATAAAGCTTTGGAAGTATTACACTTCTCCTCAAAGCATTCATCTAAAGATGCTGAAAAAACTTTGAGATCAGCAGTTGCGAATCTTTTAAACTCAGATGATGCAACCAGAGTTGAACCACAAGATTTATATGTAAAGGAAGTTTTTGTTGATCAAGGACCAACGATCAAAAGAATTTCACCAGCACCGATGGGACGTGCATACAGAATCAGAAAAAGATCCTGTCATTTAACTGTTATAGTTGCAAGTAAAGTATAA
- the rplB gene encoding 50S ribosomal protein L2 has translation MGIKKLKPTTPGSRFRSNSTFEEITKTTPEKSLTGVIKRSGGRNNLGHITTRFIGGGHKRKYRIIDFKRNKPGIPAKVFSIEYDPNRTCRIALLHYADGEKRYILAPEGLKVGSKVVSGPGSDIQIGNALPLKEMPLGSFVHNVEMKPGKGGQLGRSAGASIQVMAKEGDFAQLKMPSGEVRLIRLECIATYGVVGNSEHENLSQGKAGRNRWRGIRPSVRGVAMNPVDHPMGGGEGKTSGGGHPVSPWGQKAKGLKTRKRKKESNKHIIKRRK, from the coding sequence ATGGGAATTAAAAAATTAAAACCAACTACTCCAGGATCAAGATTTAGATCAAACTCTACTTTTGAGGAGATTACTAAAACTACTCCGGAAAAATCTCTTACGGGTGTTATTAAAAGATCCGGAGGAAGAAATAATCTTGGTCATATTACTACGAGATTTATTGGTGGTGGTCATAAAAGAAAATATAGAATTATTGATTTTAAGAGAAACAAACCTGGAATACCAGCAAAAGTTTTTTCAATTGAATATGATCCGAACAGAACTTGCAGAATAGCATTACTTCATTATGCTGATGGTGAAAAGAGATATATTCTAGCACCCGAAGGTTTAAAGGTTGGAAGTAAGGTAGTCTCTGGTCCTGGCAGTGATATTCAAATTGGTAATGCACTTCCATTAAAAGAAATGCCACTGGGTAGTTTTGTTCACAACGTTGAGATGAAACCAGGAAAGGGTGGGCAATTAGGAAGAAGCGCTGGGGCTTCAATTCAAGTTATGGCTAAGGAAGGCGACTTTGCACAACTAAAAATGCCTTCTGGCGAAGTGAGATTAATAAGACTAGAATGTATTGCTACATACGGTGTTGTTGGTAATTCAGAGCATGAAAATTTAAGTCAGGGTAAAGCTGGTAGAAACAGATGGCGCGGAATTAGACCAAGTGTTAGAGGTGTTGCGATGAACCCGGTTGATCACCCAATGGGTGGTGGTGAAGGTAAAACTTCCGGCGGTGGTCATCCTGTATCTCCTTGGGGACAAAAAGCTAAAGGTCTAAAAACAAGAAAAAGAAAAAAAGAATCTAATAAACACATTATTAAAAGACGTAAGTAG